Proteins encoded together in one Marinobacter sp. Arc7-DN-1 window:
- a CDS encoding ExbD/TolR family protein has protein sequence MTDLVPPPFSSGKSLMERVEDALLPLINLVFLLLMFFIVAGQLADDPLPELPATTQTREQRPPDADLTVDAGGNWRIAGETLDEESLLSTLPAPNELHPLRIAAAQTITMADLETLFRVLEKGGHTDILLLTEPGE, from the coding sequence ATGACCGACCTGGTTCCACCCCCGTTTTCTTCTGGCAAATCCCTGATGGAGCGAGTGGAAGATGCCCTTCTGCCGCTGATCAACCTGGTGTTCCTGCTGCTGATGTTTTTCATTGTGGCAGGCCAGCTTGCCGACGACCCGCTGCCCGAGCTCCCCGCCACAACGCAGACCCGGGAGCAGCGGCCACCCGATGCCGATCTGACAGTGGATGCCGGGGGCAATTGGCGGATTGCCGGAGAGACACTTGATGAAGAGTCCCTTCTATCAACTCTGCCTGCCCCGAATGAGCTGCACCCCCTGAGAATCGCTGCAGCACAAACGATCACCATGGCGGATCTGGAAACCCTGTTCCGGGTGCTTGAGAAGGGTGGCCACACGGATATTCTGTTGCTGACGGAGCCGGGTGAATGA
- a CDS encoding ExbD/TolR family protein, which translates to MQLVEPRPNRPIPIRITPLIDVVFILLVFFMLTSRLQPVDHLELANNPSARSPATGEPLPELTVIANGQIQWQDMTMPLEHLLPELAQAGITEVNLATTNDASLGAFTLALSQLTDSGIDTHWKRENDKAP; encoded by the coding sequence ATGCAACTGGTTGAACCCCGGCCGAATCGCCCGATACCAATCCGCATCACGCCGTTGATTGATGTGGTGTTCATTCTACTGGTGTTTTTTATGCTCACCAGCCGCCTGCAGCCGGTGGATCACCTGGAACTGGCCAACAACCCGTCCGCCCGGAGTCCGGCGACTGGTGAACCGCTTCCGGAGCTGACCGTTATCGCAAACGGTCAGATTCAGTGGCAGGACATGACAATGCCACTGGAGCATCTCCTCCCTGAACTTGCACAGGCCGGGATAACCGAGGTCAACCTCGCCACGACGAACGACGCCAGCCTTGGCGCCTTCACCCTGGCACTCAGCCAACTGACCGACAGTGGCATCGACACTCACTGGAAACGGGAAAACGACAAAGCACCATGA
- a CDS encoding MotA/TolQ/ExbB proton channel family protein: protein MTDISAPFSNGLLAQLTEMGGPVMVVLLVIAVLGVVTFIYLMLLGTLYAPRLPGSLKKTVISWQQNPGSVSPAAIREQAGRWGRLNPLLHLVTNTFEALNSQQDERQIRETAARDAQQSLEPFEAPLKIIEVIAALAPLLGLLGTVLGMMEAFSAMAATEGRANATQLSGGIYEALTTTAAGLVVAIPFAALAAWVEFRLRRIHKTINSTLVSILNVTVDPDAKAQADARQAVATRECASTQPGADLSYDSASDRRFAHATG, encoded by the coding sequence ATGACAGACATTTCCGCGCCTTTTAGCAACGGCCTGCTGGCTCAACTGACCGAGATGGGCGGGCCGGTGATGGTCGTGCTCCTGGTGATCGCCGTGCTTGGCGTCGTTACCTTTATCTACCTGATGTTGCTGGGGACACTATACGCACCCCGCTTGCCGGGTAGTCTTAAAAAAACCGTAATCAGCTGGCAACAAAACCCCGGCTCTGTGTCGCCCGCCGCCATTCGTGAACAGGCTGGTCGCTGGGGCAGGCTGAATCCGTTGCTGCACCTGGTTACCAACACCTTTGAAGCACTGAACAGCCAGCAGGATGAGCGGCAGATTCGTGAAACCGCGGCACGGGACGCGCAGCAGTCACTGGAGCCGTTCGAAGCGCCCCTTAAAATCATTGAAGTGATTGCGGCCCTGGCACCCTTGCTGGGACTTCTGGGAACCGTGCTGGGCATGATGGAAGCCTTCAGCGCCATGGCAGCCACCGAAGGACGCGCCAACGCCACCCAGTTGAGTGGCGGTATTTATGAGGCCCTGACCACCACTGCAGCCGGCCTGGTTGTTGCCATACCCTTTGCAGCACTGGCAGCCTGGGTGGAATTCCGTTTACGCCGCATTCACAAAACCATCAACAGCACCCTGGTTTCGATCCTGAACGTAACCGTTGACCCCGATGCCAAAGCGCAGGCTGATGCCCGGCAGGCCGTGGCAACCCGGGAGTGTGCGTCAACCCAGCCCGGGGCCGATCTCTCATACGACAGCGCCAGCGATCGACGATTCGCCCATGCAACTGGTTGA